In Gammaproteobacteria bacterium, one genomic interval encodes:
- a CDS encoding ATP-binding cassette domain-containing protein translates to MTAAGLLSVRQLRVEYQIRTGGFLRPRYQALRAVDGVSFELGRGESLGVVGESGCGKTTLARSVLMLKRPASGQVLWFGENVSDLDEESIRPLRRNFQLIFQDPLSSLDPRMTASEAIAEALHSFHPDMSPREMNAAVEKMIRQVGLPPESASRYPHELSGGQCQRVSIARHVILRPELLVLDEPVSALDVAVQVQIAGLLKRLQSRLGMALLFISHDLSVIRHLCERVLVLYLGKVVETGPRSRIFSAPLHPYTRALLSSVPTPDPRRGPVRASLDSSKEQPSSLNPPPGCRFSTRCPFATERCRAEEPPLIDSGTGQEVACHYWEQWR, encoded by the coding sequence ATGACTGCCGCGGGCCTCTTGTCCGTACGGCAGCTCCGCGTCGAGTACCAGATCCGGACCGGCGGTTTCCTGAGGCCCAGGTACCAGGCGCTGCGGGCCGTGGATGGCGTTTCGTTCGAATTGGGGCGCGGTGAATCGCTGGGTGTGGTGGGAGAGTCCGGATGCGGCAAGACGACCCTGGCGCGTTCCGTACTCATGCTGAAACGTCCGGCCTCGGGTCAGGTCCTGTGGTTCGGAGAAAACGTCTCCGATCTTGACGAAGAGTCCATCCGGCCCCTGAGACGGAATTTCCAACTGATATTTCAGGATCCGCTATCGAGCCTGGACCCGCGCATGACGGCCTCCGAGGCCATTGCCGAAGCCCTGCACTCCTTCCACCCGGACATGTCCCCGCGGGAAATGAACGCTGCAGTCGAAAAAATGATCCGGCAAGTCGGCCTCCCGCCGGAATCGGCATCCAGATATCCGCATGAACTCAGCGGCGGACAGTGCCAGAGAGTAAGTATCGCCAGACACGTCATCCTGCGTCCCGAACTGCTGGTGCTCGATGAACCCGTAAGCGCGCTCGATGTTGCCGTTCAGGTCCAGATCGCAGGACTCCTCAAGCGCCTGCAATCCAGGCTCGGGATGGCGTTACTGTTTATCAGTCACGACCTCTCCGTCATTCGGCATCTGTGCGAAAGAGTACTGGTGTTGTACCTGGGCAAAGTCGTGGAAACCGGGCCTCGCAGCCGGATATTCTCCGCGCCGCTGCATCCCTACACTCGTGCGTTGTTGAGTTCCGTGCCGACGCCCGATCCCCGACGCGGGCCGGTACGAGCCAGCCTGGATTCTTCGAAGGAACAGCCTTCGTCCCTGAATCCGCCCCCGGGTTGCCGGTTCAGCACGCGCTGCCCCTTTGCCACGGAACGCTGCCGGGCGGAAGAACCGCCATTGATCGATTCCGGAACCGGGCAGGAAGTCGCCTGTCATTACTGGGAACAGTGGCGCTAG
- a CDS encoding LysR family transcriptional regulator: MRLPSLKSIEAFDAAAKHLNFTRAGSELHISSAAVSQRVATLEDSLGFELFERHGPKLTLTDAGRACRPVLSRALSQMRDAVGSLQEVTRNPVLTIKASPSFAQKWLVPRLPRFYSHHPEIDLRVWSTTNTVQLQEGEPSLAIYYGIETRAGLADTLAVDFLFEERVFPVASPAYAEKKRLRTLADLRNATLLHDDTMRRMRVFPNWRRWCDAFDVRDINTRRGPRYVVSSIAMEAAVDGQGVGLGRGALVRDDIAAGRLSRLFPESYPLSFQYLFVYPMHFPQRRSFRLFRDWLLREAASHSNGHHA, from the coding sequence ATGCGGCTGCCCTCTCTGAAGTCGATCGAAGCGTTCGATGCCGCTGCGAAACACTTGAACTTCACCCGAGCGGGGAGCGAACTTCACATCAGTTCGGCGGCCGTAAGTCAGCGGGTCGCCACGCTGGAAGACTCGCTCGGATTCGAACTGTTCGAGCGCCACGGTCCGAAGCTGACACTGACGGATGCAGGGCGGGCGTGCCGCCCCGTGCTATCCCGGGCGCTTTCGCAAATGCGCGACGCGGTGGGCTCGCTTCAGGAAGTAACGCGAAATCCTGTCCTCACGATCAAGGCCTCGCCGTCGTTCGCACAGAAATGGCTCGTCCCGCGCCTCCCCCGGTTCTATTCGCATCACCCTGAAATAGATCTGCGCGTCTGGAGCACCACCAACACGGTGCAATTGCAGGAAGGCGAACCCTCGTTGGCGATCTACTACGGTATCGAAACCCGCGCGGGCCTGGCGGACACCCTGGCGGTGGATTTTCTGTTCGAAGAGCGCGTTTTCCCGGTAGCCTCTCCCGCGTACGCGGAGAAGAAGCGCTTGAGAACACTGGCCGATCTTCGAAATGCAACCTTGCTTCATGACGACACGATGCGCAGGATGCGGGTCTTTCCGAATTGGCGGCGATGGTGCGACGCCTTCGACGTCCGGGATATCAATACGCGGAGAGGGCCGCGCTATGTCGTATCCAGTATCGCGATGGAGGCCGCGGTGGATGGTCAGGGCGTGGGGCTCGGACGCGGCGCCCTGGTGAGGGATGACATTGCCGCCGGCCGTCTGTCAAGGCTGTTCCCCGAAAGCTACCCATTGAGTTTTCAATACTTGTTCGTTTACCCCATGCACTTTCCGCAACGGCGCAGCTTTCGTTTGTTCCGCGATTGGCTGTTGCGCGAAGCAGCCAGTCACAGCAACGGCCACCACGCCTGA
- a CDS encoding ABC transporter permease subunit, translating into MNAPETLPRPRRSHWDDARRRFVSNKAAIAGLAGLLAIALFAVLAPLVSPNDMETMDFARLASPPAIDGSHWFGTDTLGRDLLVRTAHGARVSLMIGVVTTLVALLIGVAYGAIAGYAGGKVDSVMMRFVDVLYALPLIFFIIILATVFGRNILVIFVAIGAVEWLTMARIVRGQTLSLKEKEFVEAARALGVPGPAIVRRHIIPNAIGPVIVFVTLLVPANILIESFISFLGLGVQEPLTSWGVLIKQGAVELETAPWLLLIPALFLAATLFCFNFIGDGLRDALDPKDR; encoded by the coding sequence ATGAACGCCCCGGAAACCCTCCCGCGCCCAAGGCGATCGCACTGGGACGACGCCAGGCGCCGGTTTGTTTCCAACAAGGCGGCGATTGCGGGGCTTGCCGGCCTGCTTGCAATTGCGCTTTTCGCGGTACTTGCGCCGCTGGTCAGTCCCAATGACATGGAGACCATGGATTTCGCCAGGCTTGCAAGCCCGCCGGCCATTGACGGGAGTCACTGGTTCGGGACCGACACGCTGGGACGGGACCTGCTGGTTCGCACGGCGCACGGTGCGCGCGTCTCGCTGATGATCGGCGTCGTCACGACGCTTGTTGCGCTTCTGATCGGCGTCGCGTACGGCGCCATCGCAGGTTACGCGGGCGGGAAAGTCGACTCCGTGATGATGCGGTTCGTCGATGTTCTCTACGCACTGCCGCTGATCTTCTTCATCATCATTCTGGCCACCGTTTTCGGGCGGAACATTCTTGTCATTTTCGTGGCGATCGGGGCGGTCGAATGGCTGACGATGGCCCGGATCGTGCGCGGCCAGACCTTGTCTCTCAAGGAAAAGGAATTCGTCGAGGCGGCGCGGGCCCTGGGGGTGCCGGGCCCGGCCATCGTGCGCCGGCACATCATCCCCAACGCGATAGGACCGGTGATCGTATTCGTGACCCTGCTGGTTCCGGCCAACATCCTGATCGAGAGCTTCATCAGTTTTCTCGGGCTCGGCGTGCAGGAGCCGTTGACGAGCTGGGGAGTGCTCATCAAGCAGGGCGCGGTCGAACTGGAAACCGCGCCGTGGCTGCTCCTGATTCCGGCGCTGTTCCTGGCAGCGACCCTATTCTGTTTCAATTTCATCGGCGACGGGCTGCGTGACGCGCTCGACCCGAAAGACAGGTAG
- a CDS encoding amidohydrolase: MAGRVRRAPYALIDGDSHVGMPLDLWNRYLDEEFRKRPDRPRHEVREEDQLAFFRCGRYSFPPKGFKGYMPPSGRPPGPLGGIDAQVRVRDFMDPEGIDRTVLMPSRNIAPAYLGDPELGNAMVEAYNNWLHDMCNEFPTRMFGYGILNAADTNHAIREMRRSVFELGFPGVYVNPNVIGNAPEEYHTLASEHYYPIYEAAQELDVPVAIHGFSDPYIEGFDLNWPNRIPLWSDINGFPMQGMNCFLSLVAGGVCETFPALRVGIFESGVGWVPLLLDRLHERMEKFAPMVADSAPKLKLEPREYIQRQLYFGFEPEDPFVELFIEWTRAPNRLIFSADYPHLDFEPGQTEEFLRGRKTLSDEVKRMTLHDNSIEFFRWEDTAASGADEAPAV, from the coding sequence ATGGCAGGGAGAGTACGTAGAGCGCCGTACGCGTTGATCGACGGTGATTCCCATGTGGGAATGCCGCTGGACTTGTGGAACCGATATCTGGACGAAGAGTTCAGGAAGCGGCCTGATCGCCCCAGGCATGAAGTGAGGGAAGAAGATCAACTCGCCTTTTTTCGCTGCGGAAGATACTCCTTTCCGCCCAAAGGGTTCAAAGGCTACATGCCTCCGTCCGGCCGCCCGCCCGGTCCCCTCGGCGGGATCGATGCACAAGTGCGCGTTCGCGACTTCATGGATCCCGAGGGAATCGACCGTACGGTCCTCATGCCTTCACGTAACATCGCGCCGGCCTATCTGGGCGACCCGGAACTGGGAAACGCAATGGTGGAGGCCTACAACAACTGGCTGCACGACATGTGCAATGAGTTCCCCACGCGAATGTTCGGATACGGCATTCTCAATGCGGCGGACACCAACCACGCGATCAGGGAAATGAGGCGCAGCGTATTCGAACTCGGATTCCCGGGCGTATATGTCAATCCCAACGTGATCGGCAATGCGCCGGAGGAGTACCACACGCTGGCCTCGGAACACTACTATCCGATTTACGAGGCCGCGCAGGAACTCGACGTGCCTGTCGCGATACATGGCTTTTCCGATCCCTACATTGAGGGCTTCGACCTCAACTGGCCGAACAGGATCCCTCTCTGGAGCGACATCAACGGCTTTCCGATGCAGGGTATGAATTGCTTCCTGAGCCTCGTGGCCGGCGGGGTCTGCGAAACGTTTCCCGCACTCAGGGTCGGGATTTTCGAGTCCGGCGTGGGCTGGGTGCCGTTGCTGCTGGACCGCCTGCACGAACGCATGGAAAAATTCGCGCCGATGGTGGCCGACAGCGCTCCGAAGCTGAAGCTGGAGCCGAGGGAATACATCCAGCGGCAGCTTTATTTCGGATTCGAACCCGAAGACCCCTTTGTCGAATTGTTCATAGAGTGGACCCGGGCGCCGAACCGGTTGATATTCTCGGCGGACTATCCGCACCTGGATTTCGAGCCCGGGCAGACCGAGGAGTTCCTCCGGGGCAGAAAGACGCTGAGCGACGAGGTCAAGCGCATGACGCTGCATGACAACTCGATCGAGTTCTTCCGCTGGGAGGATACGGCGGCTTCCGGGGCCGACGAAGCGCCGGCCGTATAG
- a CDS encoding TonB-dependent receptor: MVSRQRTNGAIALAIVFALGSGGALAQQQAIEEIVVTAKHREQNLQDVSLAITAFTAADIEAKGLADVRDVAQFTPSFSYYSGTGRADPTALVVRGLAPNTSDERYQGLSVFIDGIFLSGQLTSIDTSSLERVEVIKGPQAATFGRATYSGAVDYVTKTPSDNEFSGRVFGQWSSNSGNSNHNASVRVNIPVVADKLWLAVNATSLRRGELGTNPANGEKVGIEETTAFGITLYAEPNEDLSIKFRYGVDRDRDSIPAFYVEEPAEWAALGTRTQTVPGGFLWPDGKVPDARLGIAGGTEFLDADRPLDGGRDRDRDVASLIIEADVWDGHELSYRGGYFDSKYWANADFYWRSGINDPFFGDATNRKARTLAGTGNFLDGLFANLFTIAFQETFENTSHQVRLVSPGDRKLRYRGGFYYFKETVRNFRFEEDKKPSNPEGQQRGDEWVENFAGFGGMEYDFSEKMTLSAEARIAREEVVWEECGFCEVNNTGNGRVHKDTQISPRFTVEYRPNDNYLLYGLLARGYKAARHNNNTRFSLPTAEPERLDNFEVGAKTTLADGRAILNVAGYYSDVQNQQAFFPVPDPATGGTTNLTGVGNFGDSRIFGFEIEGSVLLSEGWQVSGGVGHADHKFTSDGPPLNDFGLFRPGQTVNGLTTVNTPKWTGNLSTDYTFPIQGGAYDVTLRADMLFTGKMFVDRANLAYIDSVVRFNAKATLSAETWHVSVFAKDISDDRTRTGAGLSGSSGCLYTEIPGSRCLSVGVPRGREVGIEAVLNF, from the coding sequence ATGGTTTCTCGACAACGGACAAACGGCGCAATCGCCCTGGCGATCGTGTTCGCTCTGGGGTCAGGTGGTGCCCTTGCGCAGCAGCAGGCAATCGAGGAGATTGTCGTTACAGCAAAGCATCGCGAGCAAAACCTGCAGGACGTTTCACTGGCGATTACGGCATTCACGGCGGCCGATATCGAAGCGAAGGGCCTGGCGGATGTGCGCGACGTGGCGCAGTTCACGCCGTCCTTCAGCTATTACAGCGGAACCGGAAGAGCGGACCCCACGGCGTTGGTCGTGCGCGGCCTTGCGCCGAATACTTCGGATGAGCGCTACCAGGGGCTTTCGGTCTTTATCGACGGAATCTTCCTGTCAGGCCAGCTCACGAGTATCGACACTTCGTCGCTCGAGCGGGTCGAGGTAATCAAGGGGCCGCAGGCCGCAACCTTCGGCCGGGCAACATATTCCGGGGCCGTGGACTACGTAACGAAGACGCCAAGCGACAACGAGTTCTCGGGGCGCGTATTCGGACAATGGTCCAGCAATTCCGGCAACAGCAACCACAACGCAAGCGTGCGCGTCAATATTCCGGTCGTCGCGGACAAGTTGTGGCTGGCCGTCAACGCCACTTCCCTGCGCCGCGGCGAACTGGGCACGAACCCGGCGAATGGCGAAAAGGTGGGAATTGAAGAAACGACCGCTTTCGGCATCACCCTGTATGCCGAACCCAATGAAGACCTGAGCATAAAGTTCCGCTACGGAGTGGACCGGGACCGCGACAGCATTCCGGCCTTTTACGTGGAGGAACCGGCGGAATGGGCGGCGCTTGGAACCAGGACGCAAACCGTCCCCGGAGGTTTTCTCTGGCCCGACGGGAAGGTGCCGGATGCGCGTCTCGGAATTGCCGGCGGCACCGAGTTCCTGGACGCGGACCGCCCACTTGACGGCGGACGCGACCGCGATCGCGATGTTGCCAGCCTGATAATCGAAGCCGACGTTTGGGACGGCCACGAACTGAGCTACCGGGGCGGCTATTTCGACTCGAAATACTGGGCCAATGCGGACTTCTATTGGCGCTCGGGCATCAATGATCCCTTCTTCGGCGACGCAACAAACCGCAAGGCCCGGACCCTGGCCGGCACGGGAAATTTCCTGGACGGCCTGTTCGCCAACCTGTTCACGATCGCGTTCCAGGAGACATTCGAGAACACCAGCCACCAGGTGAGACTGGTTTCGCCGGGCGACCGCAAGCTCCGCTATCGCGGCGGCTTTTACTACTTCAAGGAAACCGTGCGCAACTTCCGCTTTGAAGAGGACAAGAAGCCGTCCAACCCGGAGGGCCAGCAACGCGGCGACGAGTGGGTGGAGAACTTTGCCGGTTTCGGCGGCATGGAATATGACTTCTCCGAGAAAATGACCTTGAGCGCCGAGGCCAGGATCGCACGGGAAGAGGTCGTCTGGGAGGAATGCGGCTTCTGCGAGGTGAACAACACCGGGAACGGCCGGGTACACAAGGACACTCAGATCAGTCCGCGGTTCACGGTCGAATACCGGCCCAACGACAATTACCTGCTTTATGGCCTGTTGGCGCGGGGATACAAGGCCGCCCGCCACAACAACAACACCCGATTTTCGCTGCCGACAGCCGAGCCCGAGCGTCTCGACAATTTCGAGGTTGGAGCGAAGACCACGCTGGCCGACGGCCGGGCGATACTCAACGTCGCCGGGTACTACAGCGATGTCCAGAACCAGCAGGCTTTCTTCCCGGTCCCGGATCCCGCTACCGGCGGAACGACCAACCTGACCGGAGTCGGCAATTTCGGCGACAGCCGTATCTTCGGCTTTGAAATCGAGGGCAGCGTGCTGTTGAGCGAAGGCTGGCAGGTGAGCGGGGGCGTCGGCCACGCCGACCACAAGTTCACCTCGGACGGACCGCCGCTCAACGACTTCGGGCTGTTCCGCCCCGGTCAGACGGTCAACGGCCTGACCACCGTCAACACGCCCAAGTGGACCGGCAACCTTTCAACCGACTATACGTTCCCGATACAAGGCGGCGCCTATGACGTTACGCTTCGGGCGGACATGCTCTTCACGGGCAAGATGTTCGTCGATCGCGCCAACCTGGCGTACATCGACAGCGTTGTCCGGTTCAACGCCAAGGCCACGCTGAGCGCGGAGACCTGGCACGTATCGGTGTTCGCCAAGGACATTTCCGATGACCGCACCCGCACAGGGGCCGGATTGTCGGGATCGTCGGGTTGCCTGTACACCGAAATACCCGGTTCCCGGTGCCTTTCGGTCGGCGTGCCGCGCGGCAGGGAAGTCGGCATCGAAGCCGTGTTGAATTTCTAG
- a CDS encoding DUF1838 domain-containing protein, protein MLGATGATAGMSQLGAEAVVGRVGGFDPSDPLHNAHAYAKMEGSLDGTMNYHLSVGYILGFMPGQLPRLLTGFQNLKVNRIEDLGEGSYLDTYSSVYTFTVPDMSEQLPGDWTNPYTGATNRPFHYRSGPSRLLITPEGFKAPARPEAPGNPNPFVLPWLVLGDQIVRRLNSSSWFPSDLSPEEWPLESPGEEMISAHFTSRVGDLADLANPDIARMDVTSFTNSQSNWLPWMLMGQIPGHIGYHTIGRSFADLGDVPEESLRLAEQVVPDFFDAPLDLPYTLQLREYKKARKPAQP, encoded by the coding sequence ATGCTTGGGGCGACGGGCGCGACCGCCGGCATGTCGCAATTGGGCGCAGAAGCCGTCGTCGGCAGGGTCGGGGGCTTTGATCCTTCAGATCCGCTCCACAATGCTCATGCCTACGCCAAGATGGAAGGCAGTCTCGATGGAACCATGAACTACCATCTGTCCGTGGGCTACATACTGGGGTTCATGCCGGGTCAGTTGCCGCGGCTGTTGACGGGCTTTCAGAACCTCAAGGTCAACCGAATTGAAGATCTGGGCGAGGGCTCGTACCTGGACACCTACTCTTCCGTCTACACTTTCACGGTCCCGGACATGTCGGAGCAATTGCCTGGCGACTGGACCAACCCCTACACGGGCGCCACGAACCGGCCCTTTCACTACCGTTCGGGCCCGAGCCGCCTGCTCATCACGCCCGAGGGGTTCAAGGCGCCCGCCAGGCCGGAAGCTCCGGGAAACCCGAATCCATTCGTACTGCCGTGGCTGGTGCTCGGCGATCAGATCGTCAGAAGGCTCAACTCGTCGTCCTGGTTTCCGAGCGATCTTTCTCCGGAAGAATGGCCCCTGGAGTCTCCCGGCGAGGAGATGATTTCCGCCCACTTCACCAGCCGCGTCGGCGATCTGGCCGACCTGGCGAACCCCGACATCGCCAGGATGGATGTCACATCATTCACCAATTCTCAATCCAATTGGCTGCCCTGGATGCTCATGGGACAGATCCCCGGTCATATCGGCTATCACACGATCGGGCGCTCATTTGCCGACCTGGGCGACGTGCCCGAGGAATCCTTGCGGCTGGCGGAGCAAGTCGTGCCGGATTTTTTCGATGCGCCGCTGGACCTGCCCTACACACTGCAGCTCAGGGAGTACAAGAAGGCACGAAAACCCGCGCAGCCATAG
- a CDS encoding ABC transporter ATP-binding protein, translating to MAPAKTVLEVEDLSVEFDTPDGTVRAVNQVSFSIEAGSCYGVAGESGSGKTQLFLSIMREMPNNAKVTGKVIFNGRNLLEVSRAELDRIRGARIAYVMQDALSALTPHKTIGDQLIEVLRVHEHLTPARARQRAVDVLDLVRIPEPGKRMKMYPHELSGGMRQRVLIGSSILCEPDILIADEPTTALDATVQAQVMEIFDDLRVKTRAAIVLITHDLGVLAGWAHQVMIMYAGRIVEAAPVDRIFAAPCHPYSRGLLSAVPRLDGPLNQDLQGLSGMPPNPLALPQGCAFAPRCSMRQAVCEREVPRIQTGAEEHRFACHFGGPA from the coding sequence ATGGCGCCGGCAAAGACCGTCCTCGAAGTCGAAGACCTGAGCGTGGAGTTCGACACGCCCGACGGAACGGTACGAGCCGTGAACCAGGTGTCGTTTTCCATTGAAGCCGGCAGCTGTTATGGCGTCGCCGGCGAGTCCGGTTCGGGCAAGACGCAATTGTTCCTGTCGATCATGCGAGAAATGCCGAACAACGCGAAGGTGACCGGCAAGGTAATTTTCAACGGCAGGAACCTGCTGGAAGTGTCGCGGGCCGAGCTTGACCGCATTCGTGGCGCCCGAATCGCCTACGTCATGCAGGACGCGCTGTCGGCGCTGACGCCGCACAAGACCATCGGCGATCAATTGATCGAGGTCCTGCGGGTCCACGAGCACCTGACGCCGGCCCGGGCGCGGCAAAGGGCGGTTGACGTCCTCGATCTCGTCCGCATTCCGGAGCCCGGGAAGCGCATGAAAATGTATCCACACGAACTCTCCGGCGGGATGCGTCAACGGGTCCTGATCGGTTCGTCCATCCTTTGCGAACCGGACATTCTGATCGCCGACGAACCCACGACGGCGCTGGACGCGACGGTACAGGCCCAGGTCATGGAGATTTTTGATGATCTTCGCGTGAAAACCAGGGCGGCTATTGTCCTGATCACCCACGATCTGGGCGTACTGGCCGGCTGGGCGCATCAGGTGATGATCATGTACGCGGGACGGATCGTGGAGGCCGCTCCGGTCGACCGGATTTTCGCCGCACCCTGTCACCCGTACTCCCGGGGCCTCCTGAGCGCCGTACCGCGACTCGACGGTCCGCTGAACCAGGACCTTCAGGGGCTTTCCGGGATGCCGCCCAACCCTTTGGCCTTGCCGCAGGGCTGTGCCTTTGCGCCGCGCTGTTCCATGCGTCAGGCTGTTTGCGAGCGAGAAGTCCCGCGGATTCAAACGGGTGCGGAAGAACACCGGTTCGCATGTCACTTTGGTGGTCCCGCATGA
- a CDS encoding DUF1838 domain-containing protein, with the protein MLRDILLADSPALSRRDMLFGAAGLGASMLLPRSIRAGDSAPPALREPVDFSSPETNLLAYVRLIGDVSGKPSYGWGHGRVFGTQENELAKLLFDYQSCRLVEFRKLDDGSWAQGYRGLILFTDPESGRVIDGFRNPFTGEDNEVVHFRTSFGASIFSVDGPRSLAEFERESPTEEGPFVMPWTVIGDDVWATYDERIAYRRPDGEWRVDNAVYRYHGFRSELTDPENSAPYHDMMWSTELNWFTYMRMGDIPGHILWAGMGRKYDRLDALPAEFLAEAERRYPGFLTTPIRWEEFDL; encoded by the coding sequence ATGCTCAGGGACATCCTGCTTGCAGACTCGCCGGCGCTAAGCCGAAGGGACATGCTTTTCGGGGCGGCGGGTCTTGGCGCCTCGATGCTTTTGCCGCGATCCATTCGGGCCGGCGATTCCGCGCCTCCTGCCCTCCGGGAGCCCGTCGACTTCTCTTCGCCGGAAACCAACCTGCTCGCTTACGTTCGCCTGATCGGCGACGTGAGTGGAAAACCCAGCTACGGCTGGGGGCACGGGCGCGTGTTCGGCACGCAGGAAAATGAACTCGCGAAACTCCTGTTCGATTACCAGTCCTGCAGACTGGTCGAATTCCGAAAACTGGATGACGGATCCTGGGCGCAGGGTTATCGGGGACTGATACTCTTCACCGACCCGGAAAGCGGACGCGTCATTGACGGTTTTCGCAATCCGTTTACCGGAGAGGACAACGAGGTGGTCCACTTCAGGACTTCCTTCGGGGCCTCGATATTCAGCGTGGACGGCCCCCGGTCGCTTGCGGAATTCGAGAGGGAATCGCCCACGGAGGAAGGGCCTTTCGTCATGCCCTGGACGGTGATCGGCGACGATGTCTGGGCCACCTATGACGAGCGCATCGCGTACCGGCGCCCGGACGGCGAATGGCGCGTCGATAACGCGGTGTATCGATATCACGGCTTTCGTTCCGAACTCACCGATCCGGAGAATTCCGCGCCCTACCATGACATGATGTGGAGCACCGAATTGAATTGGTTTACCTACATGAGGATGGGCGATATTCCGGGCCACATCCTATGGGCCGGCATGGGTCGGAAATATGATCGTCTTGACGCGCTTCCGGCAGAATTTCTCGCCGAAGCCGAACGGCGCTATCCGGGCTTTCTGACGACTCCGATCCGCTGGGAAGAATTCGATCTGTAA
- a CDS encoding ABC transporter permease subunit: MAAYLVRRLLIAIPTMFVIVALSFLLIRAAPGGPFDEEAALEPQVVENMQAAYHLDKPIPVQFSIYLGNVLRGDLGPSMIYKDFSVNELLMSGLPVSADLGLKALTLAVLIGCFIGVVAALNQNRALDFGVMSLAMTGIAVPSFVLAPLLTLVFGIYLKEVSGIGAALALPVSGWGGFRHQILPIIALALPQIAIVARLTRSGMIEVLRSGFVRAARLRGLSEMRVVTRHALRAALLPVVSYLGPAIAGVVTGSLIIEQVFDLPGIGRYFIQGAINRDYPLVMGVVILYASAVLILNLIVDMLYGVLDPRVRIR, from the coding sequence ATGGCCGCATACCTGGTGCGCAGGCTGTTGATCGCAATCCCTACGATGTTCGTCATCGTCGCCCTGTCGTTCCTGCTGATCCGGGCGGCGCCCGGGGGGCCCTTTGACGAGGAGGCCGCGCTGGAACCCCAGGTCGTCGAGAACATGCAGGCGGCCTATCACCTGGACAAGCCGATCCCCGTTCAGTTTTCGATCTACCTCGGCAACGTGCTGCGGGGCGATCTGGGCCCCTCCATGATCTACAAGGACTTTTCGGTCAACGAACTGCTCATGTCCGGCCTTCCGGTCAGCGCGGACCTCGGGCTGAAGGCACTGACGCTCGCCGTGCTGATCGGTTGCTTCATCGGCGTGGTGGCCGCGTTGAATCAGAACCGGGCGCTGGACTTCGGCGTGATGTCCCTTGCGATGACCGGCATAGCGGTGCCGAGCTTCGTGCTGGCGCCCCTGCTGACCCTGGTTTTCGGCATTTACCTCAAGGAAGTGTCCGGAATCGGCGCGGCGCTGGCTCTGCCCGTGTCCGGCTGGGGAGGATTTCGTCACCAGATCCTGCCGATCATTGCGCTGGCATTGCCGCAGATCGCCATAGTGGCCAGGCTCACCCGATCCGGCATGATCGAAGTGCTGCGCTCGGGTTTCGTGCGCGCGGCGCGACTACGGGGGTTGTCCGAGATGCGGGTTGTGACCCGGCACGCCTTGCGGGCCGCGCTGCTCCCGGTCGTCAGCTATCTGGGACCCGCAATCGCCGGGGTGGTGACGGGTTCGCTGATCATCGAGCAGGTCTTCGATCTGCCAGGAATCGGGCGCTACTTCATTCAGGGAGCGATCAATCGCGATTACCCGCTGGTGATGGGCGTCGTGATTCTCTACGCTTCGGCAGTCCTGATCCTGAACCTGATCGTCGACATGCTGTACGGCGTCCTTGATCCGAGAGTCCGGATCCGATGA